One segment of Ancylothrix sp. D3o DNA contains the following:
- a CDS encoding AAA family ATPase produces the protein MMGKLETPVPRLDLAPKLNRPLSLWNPLDYLRLLYWVFFFPQALRWYIKTFGNNLVAEENRTWGNFWQSLRQNSLERELFVQGLLLTVIVPVIIGAILAGTGISVDWFRVALGAAVGVASGVAFGVESGVAGGVAGGVALGVASSVALGMASVVAGGVALRVASGVASGVAGGVALGVASGVALRVASGVALGMASGVVLGMAFGVASGVGFGVAFGVEILRPESWLLGLLLFKPQHEYWQFSRVTPLPLVNLSFHLKNWLRKDWQKGLDNLEQLLTYTLQFIPVLQALNFVLAEIPGEHLIFRVNQLAETAYNCDPNLLRFASASLSETLKSRALDSFFLLPAFAKQKIKRYLQTDMRLDTPARAAAAGFYYLYEKEPVKAATAFAVVRSLPYGEEMFTLAEILTVCNKAKELNAIANIQIPTFPPEPLFHSATWKVLASLQQVVEDIQVIKKSLSRSLRSFALNRALGELINILNHSHTLPRTERDIIINIAKSWALILLPVADEVGEISIKQKVRNPYIAGDPVEGSLFVGREDILTQLQELWGASNQLQSVVLFGHRRMGKTSILRNVAKILPSDITLAYINLLTLGNISQGVGEVLITITDAISDTLKQSPPDDEALLKMPYRSFERYLKQIESNLRGGLIIALDEFEKIEDLIEAGKIPPDFMEVLRGMVQQSPKIGFAFAGLHTLEEMTANYFQPFFASVIPIKVGFMEPATTGYLLANPDEDFPLDYKRETLEEIYNLTSGQPYLVQLIGFQLVRLYNHQVFETGQQRDPIFTPKDLETVINDEEFFNRGRYYFTGVWGQAAQGNPHQQTILKTLAPHPQGLTIEALIKTTCLNETTINNALETLKRHDVVKQTDQNWQIIVELFRRWLLNH, from the coding sequence TTTAGACTTAGCTCCTAAATTAAACCGCCCCCTTTCCTTGTGGAATCCCCTAGATTATCTGCGGTTATTGTACTGGGTGTTTTTCTTCCCCCAAGCTTTGCGGTGGTATATAAAAACCTTTGGCAATAACTTGGTTGCTGAAGAAAACAGGACTTGGGGAAACTTTTGGCAATCGCTGAGGCAAAATTCTCTTGAGCGTGAGTTATTTGTCCAAGGATTATTATTAACAGTTATTGTACCTGTTATTATCGGAGCAATTTTAGCGGGAACAGGCATTTCGGTTGATTGGTTTCGCGTGGCGTTAGGCGCGGCGGTAGGCGTGGCAAGTGGCGTGGCGTTTGGCGTGGAGAGTGGCGTGGCGGGTGGCGTGGCAGGTGGCGTGGCGTTAGGCGTGGCGAGTAGCGTGGCGTTAGGGATGGCAAGTGTCGTGGCGGGCGGCGTGGCTTTACGCGTGGCGAGTGGCGTGGCAAGTGGCGTGGCAGGTGGCGTGGCGTTAGGCGTGGCGAGTGGCGTGGCTTTACGCGTGGCGAGTGGCGTGGCGTTAGGGATGGCGAGTGGCGTGGTGTTAGGGATGGCGTTTGGCGTGGCGAGTGGCGTGGGGTTTGGCGTGGCGTTTGGCGTGGAAATACTTCGTCCTGAAAGTTGGCTTTTAGGTTTGTTGCTATTCAAACCCCAACATGAATATTGGCAATTTTCCCGTGTCACCCCCCTTCCCCTTGTCAATTTATCTTTTCATCTAAAAAATTGGCTGCGAAAAGATTGGCAAAAAGGACTAGATAATCTTGAGCAACTGCTAACTTACACCCTTCAATTTATCCCGGTGCTCCAGGCACTTAACTTTGTCCTTGCAGAAATACCAGGCGAACATCTTATCTTTCGTGTTAACCAACTCGCTGAAACTGCCTATAATTGCGATCCTAATTTGCTGCGTTTTGCCTCAGCTTCTCTCAGTGAAACCCTGAAGTCAAGGGCGCTCGATAGCTTCTTCCTACTTCCCGCTTTTGCCAAGCAAAAAATTAAAAGATATTTGCAAACAGATATGCGGTTAGACACCCCAGCCAGGGCGGCGGCGGCTGGTTTTTATTATTTATATGAAAAAGAACCAGTGAAAGCAGCAACAGCCTTTGCCGTCGTGCGTTCTCTCCCCTATGGCGAGGAAATGTTCACCTTAGCTGAAATTCTCACCGTTTGTAATAAGGCCAAAGAATTAAACGCTATTGCTAATATTCAAATCCCCACTTTTCCCCCAGAACCCCTATTTCATTCTGCAACTTGGAAAGTCCTTGCCAGTCTGCAACAAGTAGTAGAGGATATCCAAGTAATTAAAAAAAGTCTATCTCGCTCTCTTCGTTCTTTCGCCCTCAATCGCGCATTAGGAGAACTGATAAACATCCTCAATCACAGCCATACCTTACCCCGAACCGAGCGAGATATAATCATAAACATTGCAAAAAGTTGGGCACTAATTTTGCTGCCAGTGGCCGATGAAGTTGGGGAAATTTCCATTAAACAAAAAGTCCGTAATCCCTATATTGCGGGTGATCCTGTTGAGGGTTCCCTTTTTGTGGGACGGGAAGACATCCTCACACAACTACAGGAATTGTGGGGAGCGAGCAATCAACTACAATCAGTTGTTTTATTCGGTCATAGGCGCATGGGTAAAACTTCCATTCTCAGAAATGTAGCCAAAATTCTGCCGTCTGACATCACCCTTGCCTACATTAACCTCCTGACATTAGGAAATATTTCTCAAGGAGTTGGCGAAGTGCTAATAACCATCACCGATGCCATTTCCGACACCCTAAAACAATCCCCCCCAGATGATGAAGCATTACTAAAAATGCCCTACCGCAGCTTTGAAAGGTACTTAAAACAAATTGAATCCAACCTCAGAGGCGGACTAATAATTGCCTTAGACGAATTCGAGAAAATAGAAGACCTGATAGAAGCAGGAAAAATTCCCCCCGATTTTATGGAAGTGCTGCGGGGAATGGTGCAACAGAGTCCGAAAATTGGCTTTGCCTTTGCAGGTTTGCACACCCTAGAAGAAATGACCGCTAATTACTTTCAACCCTTTTTTGCCAGCGTCATCCCCATCAAAGTAGGTTTCATGGAACCTGCCACAACTGGTTATCTACTCGCCAACCCCGACGAAGATTTCCCCCTCGATTATAAACGCGAAACCCTCGAAGAAATTTATAACTTAACCAGCGGCCAACCCTATCTAGTTCAACTAATAGGATTTCAACTGGTTCGCCTTTACAACCACCAAGTATTTGAAACCGGCCAACAGCGCGATCCCATCTTCACCCCAAAAGACCTAGAAACCGTCATTAATGATGAGGAATTCTTCAACCGAGGACGCTATTACTTCACCGGCGTATGGGGACAAGCAGCCCAAGGAAACCCCCACCAACAAACAATTTTAAAAACCCTCGCACCCCACCCACAGGGATTAACCATAGAAGCATTAATAAAAACCACCTGCCTCAATGAAACCACAATAAACAACGCCCTCGAAACCCTAAAACGCCATGATGTCGTCAAACAAACAGATCAAAACTGGCAAATTATTGTCGAACTATTTCGCCGGTGGCTATTAAACCATTAA